CTTCATAGAAAATTCACACAAATTTGATACACTTATCTAAAAGGAGGGATATACATGCCATTCATGTTCGATGGAACGTATTTCTTAATTATTATTGGTTTGGTTATTTCGCTCGCTGCCCAAGCGTACGTAAAGAGTACATTTTCAAAGTTTAGTGAAGTAGCAAGCCGGAAGGGTTATACAGCGACGCAAGCCGCTCAATATATTTTGGACCAATCCGGCATTCGCGATGTCAGCGTTGAACGTGTGCGCGGAGACTTGACGGATCACTACGATGCACGTAATAAAGTGCTGCGTTTGTCAGATTCTACAGCCAACTCAACTTCTGTTGCTGCTATCGGAGTTGCGGCTCATGAGGTCGGTCATGCTATTCAAGATCAAGTTGGCTACGTTCCTTTGCGCCTGCGTCATAGTTTGGTGCCGGTTGTAAATATTGGCCAAGGCATTTCCATGCCGATGATTTTAATCGGCCTTGTTCTGGGACAAGCTGGTGGACTTTTCATTCAAATGGGAATTATTCTATTTGCCTTGACGTTTGTCTTCCAAGTTGTGACACTGCCCGTTGAATTTAATGCATCTAGTCGTGCACTTCATATTTTAGGCGGCGGAAATATTTTGGAACGCGATGAAGTTCCGCAAGCGAGAAAAGTTCTGAATGCTGCAGCACTTACTTATGTGGCTGCTGCCATCATGAGCTTCCTACAATTATTGCGCCTTGTTCTCATGTTCAGTGGACGCAGAAGAGATTAATAAGAGTGAAGAAGGTGAGGCCGAGTGTCTCGCCTTTTTTTATACAGTGTTATCGACAATCTTTCGTATATCCAACTATTTCGCCAATTTTGTTGTTAATTCCGCTATTATTATATATACTTA
This genomic interval from Jeotgalibaca porci contains the following:
- a CDS encoding zinc metallopeptidase produces the protein MPFMFDGTYFLIIIGLVISLAAQAYVKSTFSKFSEVASRKGYTATQAAQYILDQSGIRDVSVERVRGDLTDHYDARNKVLRLSDSTANSTSVAAIGVAAHEVGHAIQDQVGYVPLRLRHSLVPVVNIGQGISMPMILIGLVLGQAGGLFIQMGIILFALTFVFQVVTLPVEFNASSRALHILGGGNILERDEVPQARKVLNAAALTYVAAAIMSFLQLLRLVLMFSGRRRD